One genomic window of Amphiura filiformis chromosome 3, Afil_fr2py, whole genome shotgun sequence includes the following:
- the LOC140148404 gene encoding probable E3 ubiquitin-protein ligase DTX3, which yields MFPPDVRSKELCSEAFTKAIRQFDDYAPKYIREVHVVNHDFESTLALQSSFGEEFKNSARRGEIVDDTYANFGGSGANVYSDHGKAGRDGGNVRHGRSDGGSSASADKTDVKVDQSKGNESEDSDDDDKRCPICLEDFDDTKQPKDLSKCKHKFCKECLDQAMKHKPVCPVCGVVYGAMKGNQPPGQMNVSESRYSSLPGYEGHGTITINYSFGGGTQGSNHPEPGNRYTGTSRTAYLPNNAEGQKVLRLLKQAFDAKLTFTIGTSVTSGARNTVTWNDIHHKTNTYGGAQSFGYPDPTYLSRVTEELAAKGIK from the exons ATGTTCCCGCCAGATGTTCGCTCAAAAGAATTGTGTTCTGAGGCATTTACAAAGGCCATTCGTCAATTTGACGACTACGCGCCAAAGTACATTCGAGAAGTACATGTTGTTAACCATGACTTTGAATCCACCTTAGCCCTTCAATCTTCATTCGGAGAGGAATTCAAAAATTCTGCTCGTAGAGGCGAAATTGTAGATGACACATATGCAAACTTTGGTGGGAGTGGAGCTAATGTGTATTCTGATCATGGAAAAGCTGGTCGTGACGGTGGCAATGTGAGGCACGGTCGCTCTGATGGTGGAAGTTCGGCAAGTGCTGATAAAACAGATGTCAAAGTAGACCAAAGTAAAGGCAATGAATCCGAAGACTCGGACGATGATGATAAGAGATGCCCTATCTGCCTGGAGGATTTCGATGATACCAAGCAACCAAAAGACCTGTCAAAATGTAAGCACAAGTTTTGCAAGGAGTGTTTGGATCAAGCCATGAAACACAAGCCTGTGTGTCCTGTGTGCGGCGTGGTGTATGGAGCGATGAAGGGTAACCAACCGCCTGGACAGATGAATGTCAGTGAATCACGCTACTCAAGTCTACCAGGCTATGAAGGGCATGGGACTATCACCATCAATTACAGCTTTGGAGGTGGAACCCAAGGA TCTAATCATCCTGAGCCCGGAAACCGCTACACTGGAACAAGCAGGACGGCTTACTTGCCCAACAACGCTGAAGGCCAAAAGGTGTTACGTTTACTAAAGCAAGCATTTGACGCTAAGCTCACATTCACTATCGGGACATCGGTAACATCTGGAGCTAGAAATACTGTTACGTGGAATGATATACACCACAAGACCAACACGTATGGTGGAGC ACAAAGCTTTGGATATCCTGATCCTACGTATCTGAGCAGAGTAACAGAAGAGCTGGCCGCCAAAGGAATCAAGTGA
- the LOC140148403 gene encoding uncharacterized protein: MASKESSEETLEEQALLVIFNEVLPTGSKEKICDRLQIHFQKRKLGGGDVDKVLYPLPGSSTKAIIVFSTESNADIVRLIRSKHVVDFGNGVKVDVDIEALPKMIQEVQLVINPFYWSLLPRDKTDEFKHKLQANASAHLEESSTMATIGIPNTQYIDAVKDVVAEVVGLKLDDKPDVSTLENEDGSQKESDDKRMNVGFRDRDHRRQQEVRGNSVDRSVRPKVYTAKNTSDHDDNMAIDEEHVAEQAFQAGSTSDETQGSFNMRQNSPEAAKRNPSHRMAAKFSNHPESTSASNSATYSMGSEFENNVEYGNQRDNADTIPSDDSCRGPFAVSTLLYKYLEDKHTKDMAKIRQNYGVKIECIPDKKQGGQGEVYIKSGVTKRPTKKIDQAADDFISLYQKCFQNIIIKPISCNGIGSSKIAKAISYVWKQQSSVLIEDSIDDEVTFIGEERQVSEAMKEFQKMTGLQPKSRKLKHPQEASSSSSSVFSMNTSEAQLSKSRASYAGATSMQQGASELAEERRFKTDEGIEVIVRKDDITRQHVDVIVNPSNGDLTLNEGVGGALLRVAGRELEVECKEIRRRKRRDFLETECVSSGGYDLPCRFVVHAYGPMYSRNTGYDRNQEDKFYSKLNVTFLNCLNEANDLKAQSIAVPLISSGAFGGPKEVCAKALIDAVKQYSKMESHKAINSICLVNKDDEAYDAIVKMMNWLTTNDTDERMDTSSDVDTVSNKPFWTEKLQTARNNPDLNSDVEMNRHPNAHRADSHDDTGMEKRKAYVTGNIQIIVEQQDILESVKDVDGIIVPTDSMLNNSGKLASTIARAARLSKDDLDAKTSGLGLREGDIIHTHGNDLAMSKLFLSFLLKNRIL, translated from the exons ATGGCAAGCAAGGAGTCTTCAGAGGAAACATTAGAAGAACAGGCTTTGTTAGTAATATTCAATGAGGTACTACCTACAGGCTCCAAAGAGAAAATCTGTGACAGACTTCAAATCCATTTTCAAAAGAGAAAGCTCGGCGGAGGTGATGTCGACAAAGTACTCTATCCCTTACCGGGATCTTCCACAAAGGCAATCATTGTGTTCAGCACTGAGAGTAATGCGG ATATTGTACGTTTGATAAGGTCAAAACATGTAGTAGACTTTGGAAATGGCGTCAAAGTAGATGTTGATATTGAAGCTCTCCCAAAG ATGATCCAGGAGGTCCAACTTGTTATCAACCCGTTTTATTGGAGTCTGTTACCGCGTGATAAGACAGACGAATTTAAGCACAAATTACAAGCAAATGCAAGTGCCCATCTTGAGGAATCAAGCACAATGGCAACCATAGGAATTCCGAATACACAATATATAGACGCAGTAAAGGATGTCGTTGCCGAAGTTGTAGGTCTGAAACTAGATGATAAACCCGACGTAAGCACACTTGAAAATGAAGATGGGAGTCAGAAGGAGAGTGACGACAAACGTATGAATGTAGGCTTCAGAGACAGAGATCACCGTAGACAACAGGAAGTAAGGGGTAACTCAGTGGATAGATCTGTGAGGCCAAAAGTATACACGGCTAAAAACACAtctgatcatgatgataatatgGCGATCGACGAGGAACATGTAGCTGAACAGGCATTTCAAGCTGGATCAACGAGTGATGAGACACAAGGGTCATTCAATATGCGTCAGAATTCTCCAGAAGCTGCGAAGCGGAATCCCTCTCACCGAATGGCAGCTAAATTTAGTAACCATCCAGAAAGCACATCGGCAAGTAATTCAGCAACGTATAGCATGGGAAGCGAGTTTGAAAACAATGTGGAATATGGAAATCAACGGGATAATGCAGATACAATTCCTTCAGACGATTCGTGTAGGGGGCCTTTTGCGGTGAGCACACTTCTGTATAAGTATTTAGAAGACAAGCATACGAAGGATATGGCCAAAATACGCCAGAATTACGGAGTCAAAATAGAATGTATCCCCGACAAAAAACAAGGAGGACAGGGAGAAGTATACATCAAAAGTGGTGTAACAAAACGACCAACGAAAAAAATAGATCAAGCTGCAGATGATTTTATATCGCTCTACCAGaagtgttttcaaaatattatcatcaaaccAATTTCATGTAACGGTATTGGATCGTCTAAGATTGCTAAAGCAATAAGCTATGTATGGAAACAACAATCATCTGTACTGATCGAAGATAGCATTGATGATGAAGTTACGTTCATTGGTGAAGAAAGGCAAGTTTCGGAAGCCATGAAGGAATTCCAAAAGATGACTGGGCTTCAGCCAAAGTCTCGGAAACTAAAACATCCTCAAGAAGCGTCGTCATCGTCAAGTTCAGTGTTTAGTATGAACACAAGTGAGGCACAGTTAAGTAAAAGTAGAGCCAGCTATGCTGGGGCAACGTCGATGCAGCAAGGCGCTAGTGAATTGGCGGAAGAAAGACGTTTTAAAACAGACGAAGGTATAGAAGTGATAGTCAGAAAAGATGACATAACAAGGCAGCATGTCGATGTCATTGTGAATCCTTCAAATGGCGATTTAACTCTCAATGAGGGAGTCGGAGGAGCCCTTCTTCGTGTCGCAGGTCGAGAATTGGAGGTTGAGTGTAAAGAGATTCGACGAAGAAAGAGAAGAGATTTTTTGGAAACCGAGTGTGTAAGTAGTGGAGGATATGATTTACCATGCCGATTTGTTGTGCATGCTTATGGTCCTATGTATTCTCGAAACACAGGATACGACCGAAACCAAGAAGATAAATTTTACAGCAAACTTAACGTAACATTTCTTAATTGTTTAAACGAAGCAAACGACCTGAAAGCACAGTCTATTGCAGTACCACTTATCAGTTCTGGGGCATTTGGTGGTCCGAAGGAAGTTTGTGCCAAAGCTCTAATTGATGCTGTGAAGCAGTACAGCAAAATGGAATCGCACAAGGCAATCAACTCGATTTGCTTGGTAAACAAGGACGACGAAGCTTACGATGCTATTGTAAAGATGATGAACTGGCTAACAACAAACGACACTGATGAGCGGATGGACACCAGCAGTGATGTCGACACAGTATCAAATAAGCCTTTCTGGACAGAGAAATTACAAACAGCAAGAAACAATCCAGATTTGAATAGTGATGTAGAGATGAATCGCCACCCTAATGCACATAGAGCAGATTCACATGATGACACCGGGATGGAGAAGCGAAAAGCATATGTTACTGGTAACATTCAAATAATCGTCGAGCAACAAGATATTCTTGAATCAGTCAAGGACGTCGACGGTATTATTGTACCAACCGATAGCATGCTCAACAACAGCGGCAAACTTGCCAGTACAATTGCAAGGGCAGCTAGATTGAGCAAGGATGACCTCGACGCAAAAACAAGTGGACTTGGATTAAGAGAAGGAGATATAATCCACACCCACGGCAATGACCTGGcaatgtcaaaattatttttgtcattCCTCCTGAAGAACAGAATATTGTAA